Proteins encoded by one window of Flagellimonas lutaonensis:
- the accB gene encoding acetyl-CoA carboxylase biotin carboxyl carrier protein, protein MDLKEIQSLIKFVAKSGASEVKLETEELKITIRTGSHTNTPETTIVQQIPMAQAPVAAAPAAPVAEVPKAPSAEEKKSEEDDSKYITIKSPIIGTFYRKPSPDKPPFVEVGQEIKPGDVLCVIEAMKLFNDIESEVSGKIVKILVEDSSPVEFDQPLFLVDPS, encoded by the coding sequence ATGGATCTCAAAGAAATTCAAAGTCTGATCAAGTTTGTGGCCAAGTCTGGGGCCAGCGAGGTAAAACTTGAGACCGAAGAGTTAAAGATTACCATTCGCACAGGTTCGCACACCAACACACCGGAAACCACGATAGTGCAGCAGATACCGATGGCGCAAGCTCCGGTGGCGGCTGCACCTGCAGCACCTGTAGCCGAGGTGCCAAAGGCACCTTCTGCTGAAGAAAAGAAATCAGAAGAAGATGATTCTAAATACATCACTATTAAGTCACCCATAATCGGCACCTTCTACAGAAAGCCGTCTCCTGACAAGCCTCCTTTCGTTGAGGTTGGTCAAGAAATCAAACCAGGCGATGTGCTTTGCGTAATTGAGGCAATGAAACTATTCAATGACATCGAGTCTGAAGTTTCTGGTAAGATTGTCAAGATTTTGGTTGAAGATTCTTCACCGGTTGAGTTTGACCAGCCATTGTTCTTGGTTGATCCCAGTTAA
- a CDS encoding NAD(P)/FAD-dependent oxidoreductase, with amino-acid sequence MELSYWEDRIWFSDIDFTIVGSGIVGLTTAIFLMETYPSSKVLVLEKGLLPQGASTKNAGFACFGSISEITADLESHREDEVAQLVRQRFEGIQLLRHMLGDKNIEYERLGGHEIFLKKDTYLYDRCKGQMGRINKLLKPIFKENPFKEQPNHFGFKGVQDTYITHQFEGQLHTGKMMLHLLKKAQRLGVIVLNGMRVDAFEHGPNGVHIKTEQLEFFSKKLFVATNGFAAQLLDEKVKPARAQVLVTHPIENLRIKGTFHFEEGYYYFRNVEGRILFGGGRNLDLKGEETARFGTTGHIQEALEQLLAEVILPGRAVEIDRRWSGIMGVGPKKRPIVKQHSDHVYCGIRLGGMGVAIGSLVGRQLASMA; translated from the coding sequence ATGGAGTTAAGTTATTGGGAGGATAGGATATGGTTTTCAGATATTGATTTCACCATAGTAGGAAGCGGTATCGTGGGTTTGACCACGGCCATTTTTTTAATGGAAACATATCCAAGCTCAAAAGTACTTGTACTTGAAAAGGGCCTTTTGCCGCAAGGTGCCAGCACCAAAAACGCGGGCTTTGCCTGTTTTGGCAGCATTTCTGAAATCACCGCCGATCTAGAATCCCATAGGGAAGACGAAGTGGCACAGTTGGTGCGCCAACGGTTTGAGGGCATTCAGTTGCTTCGACATATGCTGGGCGATAAAAACATAGAATACGAACGCCTTGGCGGGCATGAGATTTTTTTAAAGAAGGATACCTACCTATATGACCGCTGTAAAGGACAGATGGGAAGGATAAATAAGTTATTGAAGCCCATTTTTAAAGAAAACCCCTTTAAGGAACAGCCTAACCACTTTGGCTTTAAAGGCGTTCAAGACACGTATATAACACACCAATTTGAGGGGCAGTTGCACACAGGCAAGATGATGCTTCACTTACTGAAGAAAGCACAACGCCTCGGTGTTATCGTTTTAAACGGAATGAGGGTAGATGCCTTTGAGCATGGCCCCAATGGAGTGCATATAAAAACCGAACAACTCGAATTTTTTAGCAAGAAACTGTTTGTGGCCACAAACGGTTTTGCGGCACAATTACTAGACGAAAAAGTAAAGCCCGCACGGGCCCAAGTTTTGGTCACCCACCCGATTGAAAACCTTCGTATCAAGGGCACCTTTCATTTTGAAGAGGGGTATTATTATTTCAGGAACGTAGAAGGTCGAATTCTGTTTGGGGGCGGCCGCAACCTTGACCTTAAAGGAGAAGAAACGGCCCGGTTCGGCACCACAGGGCATATTCAAGAAGCATTGGAACAACTTCTCGCCGAGGTGATACTACCGGGAAGGGCGGTTGAAATTGATCGCCGTTGGAGCGGTATCATGGGTGTTGGCCCCAAAAAGAGACCCATTGTAAAACAACATAGTGACCACGTATACTGTGGTATACGCCTAGGCGGTATGGGGGTTGCAATAGGCAGCCTGGTGGGCAGGCAATTGGCTTCAATGGCATAG
- the accC gene encoding acetyl-CoA carboxylase biotin carboxylase subunit, producing MFKKILIANRGEIALRVIRTCKEMGIKTVAVYSKADEESLHVRFADEAVCIGPAPSNESYLKIPNIIAAAEITNADAIHPGYGFLSENSKFSRICAEHDIKFIGASGEQIDKMGDKATAKETMKKAGVPTIPGSDGILKDVEEAKKVAKKMGYPVMIKATAGGGGKGMRAIWKEEDLEKNYESAVKEAEAAFGNGGMYMEKLIEEPRHIEIQVVGDQYGKACHLSERDCSVQRRHQKLTEETPSPFMTDKLRDAMGKAAVKAAEYIKYEGAGTVEFLVDKHRNFYFMEMNTRIQVEHPITEQVIDYDLIREQILVAGGVPISGKNYTPKLHSIECRINAEDPYNDFRPSPGKITTLHTPGGHGVRLDTHVYSGYSIPPNYDSMIAKLITTAQTREEAINKMRRALDEFVIEGIKTTIPFHRQLMEHPDYLAGNYTTKFMEDFKMDPKYKY from the coding sequence ATGTTCAAAAAAATATTGATTGCAAATAGGGGGGAGATTGCACTACGGGTTATTCGTACCTGCAAGGAAATGGGTATCAAAACCGTCGCGGTCTACTCAAAGGCAGATGAAGAGAGCCTCCATGTCCGTTTTGCAGATGAGGCCGTTTGTATCGGTCCGGCACCCAGTAACGAATCGTACCTTAAAATACCGAATATCATCGCTGCGGCTGAAATAACCAATGCAGATGCCATTCACCCAGGGTATGGGTTTCTTTCCGAAAACTCAAAGTTCTCTAGAATTTGTGCCGAGCACGATATCAAATTCATCGGCGCCTCTGGGGAGCAGATAGACAAAATGGGCGATAAGGCCACGGCCAAGGAGACCATGAAGAAAGCCGGGGTGCCAACCATTCCCGGTTCTGATGGTATCCTAAAAGATGTTGAGGAAGCCAAAAAGGTCGCCAAGAAAATGGGATACCCCGTAATGATAAAGGCCACTGCCGGTGGCGGCGGAAAAGGAATGCGCGCCATCTGGAAGGAAGAAGACCTTGAGAAAAACTACGAAAGTGCCGTAAAAGAGGCAGAGGCCGCTTTCGGCAACGGTGGCATGTACATGGAAAAATTGATTGAGGAGCCCCGACACATTGAAATTCAGGTTGTGGGCGACCAATACGGCAAGGCATGCCACCTCTCCGAACGTGACTGCTCTGTGCAACGTAGGCATCAAAAATTGACCGAAGAGACCCCATCGCCTTTTATGACCGATAAATTGCGCGATGCAATGGGAAAAGCGGCGGTAAAGGCAGCGGAATATATCAAATATGAAGGTGCGGGCACTGTCGAATTCTTGGTAGACAAGCACCGCAATTTCTATTTTATGGAAATGAATACCCGTATTCAGGTAGAGCACCCAATCACCGAACAGGTCATCGATTACGATTTGATCCGTGAACAGATCTTGGTGGCGGGCGGAGTACCGATTTCTGGCAAAAACTATACGCCAAAACTACATTCCATTGAATGTCGGATCAATGCCGAAGACCCATATAACGATTTTAGGCCATCACCTGGAAAGATAACCACATTGCATACCCCGGGGGGTCACGGTGTGCGGTTAGACACCCATGTGTACAGTGGGTATTCGATTCCTCCGAACTATGATTCCATGATAGCCAAATTGATTACAACGGCCCAGACTAGGGAAGAAGCCATCAACAAGATGCGAAGGGCATTGGATGAGTTCGTCATCGAAGGTATCAAAACAACGATACCTTTTCACAGACAGCTCATGGAGCACCCCGATTACTTGGCGGGCAACTACACCACCAAGTTTATGGAAGACTTTAAGATGGATCCAAAATATAAATATTAA
- a CDS encoding prolyl oligopeptidase family serine peptidase, translated as MRKITILASVLIFAACNMEKKRDPIVVNYPETKKVDTVDTYFGTEVPDPYRWLEDDRSAETEAWVKTQNNVTFGYLDSIPFRDDLKQRLEKIWNYEKLSSPFKEGNYTYFYKNDGLQNQYVVYRKKEDGEAEVFLDPNTFSEDGTTSLMGLSFTKDGSMAAYLISEGGSDWRKAVVIDAESREIVEDTLVDIKFSGISWKGNDGFFYSSYDKPKGSELSAKTDQHKLYYHKLGTPQSEDELIFGGTPEQKHRYVGGYVSEDEKYLFISASVSTSGNKLFLKDLTEPNSELVTIVGDTDSDTYVIDNEGSTLYLVTNRNAPNKKVVVADAANPSPENWKDLIPETEHVLTAGTGGGYFFAEYMVDAISKVLQYDYEGNLVREVELPGVGSAGGFGGKKDDKEFYFSFTNYKTPGSSYKYNVETGEYELYWQPDIDFNPDDYESTQVFYTSKDGTKVPMIITHKKGIELNGKNPTILYGYGGFNISLTPSFSIVNAVWMEQGGVYAVPNLRGGGEYGKKWHLAGTKMQKQNVFDDFIAAAEYLIEKGYTSKEYLAIRGGSNGGLLVGATMTQRPDLMQVALPAVGVLDMLRYHTFTAGAGWAYDYGTAEESKEMFEYLKGYSPVHNVKEGVEYPATLITTGDHDDRVVPAHSFKFAAELQEKQAGDNPVLIRIETKAGHGAGTPVSKTIEQYADIFAFTLYNMGYDEIPNQAVLKEFKD; from the coding sequence ATGAGAAAAATAACCATCCTCGCGTCCGTTCTTATCTTTGCCGCCTGTAATATGGAAAAAAAGAGAGACCCTATTGTTGTGAACTATCCGGAAACCAAAAAAGTAGACACGGTTGACACGTATTTTGGAACCGAGGTGCCAGACCCGTATCGCTGGCTCGAAGACGACCGAAGTGCCGAGACCGAGGCTTGGGTAAAAACCCAGAACAATGTTACGTTTGGGTATCTTGACAGCATTCCCTTTCGTGATGACCTGAAGCAACGCTTGGAAAAAATATGGAACTACGAAAAACTAAGTTCGCCCTTTAAAGAAGGCAATTACACCTACTTCTATAAAAATGACGGACTTCAGAACCAATATGTGGTCTACCGGAAAAAAGAAGACGGCGAAGCCGAGGTATTTCTAGACCCCAACACCTTCTCGGAAGATGGCACTACCTCTTTGATGGGCCTTAGCTTTACCAAAGATGGTTCAATGGCGGCCTACCTGATATCAGAGGGGGGCAGTGACTGGCGCAAGGCGGTCGTTATTGATGCCGAGAGCAGAGAGATTGTAGAAGACACCTTGGTCGATATCAAGTTCAGTGGCATTTCTTGGAAGGGCAATGATGGTTTCTTCTATTCAAGCTACGACAAGCCCAAGGGCAGCGAACTTTCGGCCAAGACCGATCAGCACAAACTATATTACCATAAACTGGGCACGCCCCAGTCAGAAGACGAGCTTATCTTCGGCGGCACACCCGAGCAAAAACACCGGTATGTAGGGGGCTATGTCTCTGAAGATGAAAAATATCTTTTTATTTCGGCATCCGTTTCCACTTCGGGCAATAAATTGTTCCTGAAAGATTTGACGGAGCCAAACAGCGAGTTGGTGACCATCGTAGGCGATACCGATTCAGACACTTATGTAATCGACAATGAGGGCTCCACCCTTTACCTGGTTACCAATCGTAATGCTCCCAATAAAAAAGTGGTGGTTGCCGATGCTGCCAATCCTTCCCCTGAGAACTGGAAAGACCTGATTCCCGAGACCGAGCACGTTTTAACGGCCGGTACCGGCGGAGGCTATTTCTTTGCCGAATACATGGTCGATGCCATCTCGAAAGTGTTGCAATACGACTATGAAGGCAATCTGGTTCGTGAAGTGGAATTGCCCGGTGTGGGAAGCGCAGGAGGTTTTGGTGGCAAAAAAGATGACAAGGAATTCTATTTTTCATTCACCAATTACAAGACCCCAGGATCATCATATAAATACAATGTGGAAACCGGTGAGTACGAATTGTATTGGCAGCCTGACATTGATTTCAATCCTGATGATTATGAGTCGACACAGGTATTCTATACCTCTAAGGACGGTACCAAGGTGCCCATGATCATCACCCACAAAAAAGGGATTGAACTCAACGGAAAGAACCCAACGATCCTATATGGTTACGGTGGCTTCAACATCAGCCTTACGCCCTCTTTCAGTATTGTGAACGCCGTTTGGATGGAACAGGGCGGCGTGTATGCCGTACCCAATCTTCGCGGTGGGGGCGAATATGGAAAAAAGTGGCACTTGGCGGGCACCAAAATGCAGAAACAAAATGTGTTCGATGATTTTATCGCCGCTGCCGAGTACCTTATAGAAAAGGGGTATACCTCAAAAGAATACCTGGCTATTCGCGGGGGATCCAATGGCGGTCTCTTGGTGGGTGCTACCATGACCCAGCGCCCAGACCTGATGCAGGTTGCGTTACCAGCCGTTGGTGTGTTGGATATGCTCCGTTACCATACCTTTACCGCTGGTGCAGGCTGGGCCTACGACTACGGCACGGCTGAAGAAAGCAAAGAAATGTTCGAATACCTAAAAGGATATTCCCCCGTTCACAACGTCAAGGAAGGGGTCGAATACCCTGCCACCCTGATCACAACGGGCGACCACGATGACCGTGTAGTACCCGCCCACAGCTTTAAGTTTGCCGCGGAACTACAAGAAAAACAGGCAGGCGACAATCCCGTGCTAATACGCATCGAGACCAAGGCAGGGCATGGCGCAGGCACCCCTGTAAGCAAGACCATCGAGCAGTATGCCGATATTTTCGCCTTTACTTTGTACAACATGGGATATGATGAAATACCCAATCAAGCCGTGTTAAAAGAGTTTAAGGATTAG
- the mscL gene encoding large conductance mechanosensitive channel protein MscL: MLKEFKDFAMKGNLVDIAVGFVMGAAFNKVVASFTGGIVSPLIGLLFDADFKDLKYIIKEGTMNDAGEKVGEVAVLYGDFITNVIDFIIVAFVMFLIVKGVNKMKKKEEPAPDPGPSEKDLLMEIRDALKK; this comes from the coding sequence ATGCTTAAAGAATTCAAGGATTTTGCCATGAAAGGAAACCTCGTCGACATCGCCGTTGGTTTCGTTATGGGTGCTGCTTTTAACAAAGTGGTGGCCTCATTTACCGGAGGTATTGTCTCTCCATTGATCGGTCTATTGTTCGATGCCGATTTCAAAGATTTAAAATACATAATCAAGGAAGGAACCATGAACGATGCAGGTGAAAAGGTGGGCGAAGTGGCTGTACTCTACGGCGATTTCATCACCAATGTAATCGACTTTATCATTGTGGCCTTTGTCATGTTCTTGATCGTGAAAGGTGTCAATAAGATGAAGAAAAAAGAAGAACCGGCACCCGATCCAGGGCCATCAGAAAAAGACCTTTTGATGGAGATTCGGGATGCACTGAAAAAATAA
- a CDS encoding thymidine kinase, whose product MFLENTVNHKEQFGWIEVICGSMFSGKTEELIRRLKRAQFAKQKVEIFKPIVDTRYNEEMVVSHDANEIRSTPVPAAANIRLLADDCDVVGIDEAQFFDDEIVTVCNDLANRGVRVVVAGLDMDFKGNPFGPMPALMATAEYVTKVHAVCTRTGNLANYSFRKSNDDKLVLLGETEEYEPLSRAAFYKAMLKEKLNKMDVEVEEVVANKKAANG is encoded by the coding sequence ATGTTTCTCGAAAACACGGTCAATCATAAAGAACAGTTCGGGTGGATAGAGGTCATCTGTGGGTCTATGTTCTCAGGTAAGACCGAAGAGTTGATCCGACGGTTGAAACGTGCCCAATTTGCCAAGCAAAAGGTTGAAATATTCAAACCTATTGTTGATACTCGCTATAACGAGGAAATGGTGGTGTCCCATGATGCCAATGAAATTCGCTCTACCCCTGTGCCCGCTGCCGCAAACATACGGCTGTTGGCCGATGATTGTGATGTGGTCGGCATTGACGAGGCCCAGTTTTTTGATGATGAGATAGTTACCGTGTGCAACGATCTTGCCAATAGGGGGGTCCGTGTGGTGGTTGCGGGATTGGATATGGACTTTAAAGGAAATCCGTTCGGGCCGATGCCTGCCTTAATGGCCACTGCCGAATATGTAACCAAGGTACATGCCGTGTGTACCCGCACCGGAAACCTTGCCAACTATAGTTTTCGAAAATCGAATGACGACAAACTGGTGCTTTTGGGCGAAACCGAAGAGTACGAGCCCTTGAGCCGGGCAGCATTCTACAAGGCCATGTTAAAAGAAAAACTGAATAAGATGGATGTCGAGGTGGAAGAAGTGGTAGCCAACAAAAAAGCTGCAAATGGGTAA
- a CDS encoding beta-ketoacyl-ACP synthase III, protein MSKKTAAITAVGGYVPDFVLSNKLLETMVETTDEWITTRTGIKERRILKEEGKGTSFLAIKAAEDLIEKKGLDPLEIDLVIMATATPDMPVASTGAYVASQIGAKNAFSYDLQAACSSFLFGMSAAASYIESGRYKKVLLIGADKMSSIIDYTDRTTCIIFGDGGGAVLFEPNDEGLGVQDEHLRSDGVGRQFLKIDAGGSILPASEETVKNKQHYVYQDGKSVFKFAVSNMADVSAMIMERNGLTHEDVNWLVPHQANKRIIDATANRMGLDESKVMMNIHRYGNTTSATLPLLLHDYQAQLKKGDNLIFAAFGGGFTWGSVYLKWAY, encoded by the coding sequence TGGTTGAGACCACCGATGAGTGGATCACGACCAGAACCGGAATCAAAGAGCGAAGGATCTTGAAGGAAGAAGGCAAGGGCACCTCCTTTTTGGCGATAAAGGCTGCTGAAGACCTTATCGAGAAAAAGGGCCTCGATCCACTTGAAATCGATTTGGTTATCATGGCCACGGCCACGCCCGATATGCCCGTTGCATCTACTGGGGCCTATGTGGCGTCACAAATTGGGGCGAAAAATGCATTTTCATATGACCTTCAGGCCGCTTGTTCAAGTTTTTTGTTCGGTATGTCGGCTGCCGCCAGTTATATAGAATCCGGGCGTTACAAAAAAGTACTATTGATAGGTGCCGACAAAATGTCTTCTATTATTGACTATACCGACCGAACCACATGCATCATTTTTGGTGATGGGGGCGGCGCAGTGCTATTCGAGCCCAACGACGAAGGGCTTGGGGTTCAAGATGAACATCTGAGATCTGATGGGGTAGGGCGCCAATTCTTAAAAATAGATGCCGGGGGTTCCATTTTACCCGCATCGGAGGAAACAGTCAAGAACAAGCAACATTATGTTTATCAAGATGGGAAATCGGTATTTAAATTCGCGGTATCTAACATGGCAGACGTATCGGCCATGATCATGGAGCGCAACGGCCTGACCCACGAAGATGTAAACTGGTTGGTACCGCACCAGGCCAACAAAAGAATCATAGACGCCACGGCCAATAGAATGGGCCTTGACGAAAGCAAGGTTATGATGAACATACACCGATATGGCAATACCACATCGGCGACACTTCCCCTTTTGTTGCATGATTATCAAGCACAACTCAAAAAGGGCGATAATTTGATATTCGCAGCCTTTGGCGGCGGATTTACTTGGGGCTCCGTATATTTGAAATGGGCCTATTGA
- a CDS encoding aspartate-semialdehyde dehydrogenase, with amino-acid sequence MKVAVVGATGMVGEVMLKVLAERNFPITELLLVASERSVGKKLTFNGKEHTVIGLADAVAAKPQIAIFSAGGDTSLEWAPKFAEVGTTVVDNSSAWRMDPSKKLVVPEINAHVLTKEDKIIANPNCSTIQLVMALNPLHKKYRMKRVVVSTYQSVSGTGVKAVQQLENEMAGVQGEMAYPYPINRNALPHCDVFMENGYTKEEMKLAREPQKIFDDRTFSVTATAVRIPTSGGHSESVNVEFHNDFDLSEVRQLLSETPGVVVQDNPETNTYPMPIYAHDQDEVFVGRIRRDETQRNTLNMWIVSDNLRKGAATNAVQIAEYLVEKGLV; translated from the coding sequence ATGAAAGTAGCCGTTGTAGGTGCCACCGGAATGGTAGGCGAAGTAATGCTAAAAGTACTGGCCGAACGTAATTTTCCGATTACCGAATTGCTCTTGGTCGCCTCTGAGCGTTCCGTCGGCAAAAAACTGACCTTTAATGGAAAAGAACATACGGTCATCGGTTTGGCCGATGCGGTGGCTGCAAAGCCCCAAATAGCCATTTTTTCGGCTGGTGGCGATACCTCGTTGGAATGGGCCCCAAAATTTGCAGAAGTAGGAACCACTGTGGTTGACAACTCTTCTGCATGGCGAATGGATCCCAGCAAAAAATTGGTGGTGCCCGAAATAAACGCCCATGTGCTCACCAAAGAAGACAAAATAATCGCCAACCCCAACTGTTCGACCATACAATTGGTCATGGCGCTGAACCCCCTGCACAAAAAGTACAGAATGAAACGGGTCGTTGTCTCTACCTATCAATCCGTTTCGGGTACAGGCGTAAAGGCGGTGCAACAACTCGAAAACGAAATGGCGGGGGTGCAGGGCGAAATGGCCTACCCATACCCCATTAACCGAAACGCACTGCCCCATTGCGATGTATTCATGGAAAACGGCTACACCAAAGAAGAGATGAAACTTGCCCGAGAACCCCAAAAGATATTTGATGACCGCACCTTTTCGGTAACCGCCACAGCCGTACGCATTCCGACTTCAGGCGGGCATTCTGAGTCCGTCAATGTGGAATTCCATAATGATTTTGACCTCTCTGAAGTGCGTCAACTGTTGAGTGAAACCCCAGGGGTGGTGGTGCAAGACAACCCTGAGACCAACACCTACCCCATGCCCATCTATGCACATGACCAAGATGAAGTCTTCGTGGGTCGTATTCGTCGCGACGAAACGCAGCGCAATACTCTCAATATGTGGATTGTCTCTGACAACCTGCGCAAAGGTGCTGCAACCAATGCCGTACAGATTGCTGAATATTTGGTAGAGAAAGGCCTTGTGTAA
- a CDS encoding ABC transporter ATP-binding protein encodes MLELKNVSFAYHKKPVLDTISLRLERGGHLAIMGESGSGKSTLLKAIYGLLELKHGEVHWNGHQVLGPNFTLIPGEKYMKYVSQDFELMPFTTVGENISAHLSAFNLEKHDQRVAELLQVIEMEDMGEVKVKNLSGGQKQRVALARALAQEPEILLLDEPFSNIDQFKKNKLRHRLFPYLREKNITVVTATHDPDDVLSFADEVLILKDGEALVQEATTQLYHNPKLPYVAGLFGRVNHLPIKLLKDYAKTEHQVLAYPHELRLAKKSGFKVVVKDCFFKGSHYLIEGIREDSGPIFFNHDEPLEIGRLVYLNIALHIINKRLNLVG; translated from the coding sequence ATGCTCGAACTAAAAAACGTTTCATTCGCCTATCACAAAAAACCAGTGCTCGACACCATTTCACTGCGGCTTGAACGGGGTGGGCACTTGGCCATTATGGGCGAAAGCGGTTCGGGCAAGAGCACCTTGCTCAAGGCCATTTACGGACTTTTGGAGTTGAAACATGGTGAGGTACACTGGAACGGCCATCAAGTATTGGGGCCAAACTTCACTCTTATTCCTGGCGAAAAGTACATGAAATACGTTTCGCAAGATTTTGAGCTCATGCCCTTTACCACCGTTGGTGAGAACATCTCAGCACATCTATCTGCCTTTAATCTAGAAAAGCATGACCAACGGGTTGCAGAACTGCTACAGGTCATCGAGATGGAAGATATGGGTGAGGTAAAGGTCAAAAACCTGAGCGGCGGTCAAAAACAACGCGTTGCACTGGCACGGGCATTGGCACAAGAGCCTGAAATATTATTGCTGGACGAGCCTTTCAGTAACATCGATCAGTTTAAAAAGAACAAATTGCGGCATCGCCTTTTTCCATATTTAAGGGAAAAGAACATAACCGTGGTCACGGCCACCCATGACCCGGACGACGTGCTCTCATTTGCAGATGAGGTACTGATCCTGAAAGATGGGGAAGCCCTTGTTCAAGAAGCGACAACACAGCTGTACCACAACCCAAAATTACCCTACGTGGCAGGTTTGTTTGGCAGGGTGAACCATTTGCCCATAAAGCTCTTAAAAGACTATGCCAAGACCGAACATCAGGTATTGGCCTACCCGCACGAATTGCGGCTGGCCAAAAAATCTGGCTTCAAGGTGGTGGTGAAAGACTGTTTCTTTAAGGGCAGCCATTATCTTATCGAGGGCATTCGAGAAGACTCAGGACCTATTTTCTTTAATCATGATGAGCCTCTCGAAATAGGCCGTCTGGTGTATTTGAACATCGCCCTTCATATTATCAACAAACGATTGAATTTAGTAGGGTAA
- the alr gene encoding alanine racemase, which translates to MGKIGETTLEIDLTALEHNFNHLKLRLQPKTKFLAVVKAFAYGSDMVAIAQKLENLDVDYFAVAYVKEGRVLRDAGITKPILVLHPQIANLGEMIDRCLEPSLYSPRMLREFLKVASEKEQKNYPVHLKFNTGLNRLGFWSTDVDYILEQLKDRDALKVISVFSHLAASEDSGEREFSLRQIDTFKRISVEISQKLGYQPMRHILNTSGIINYPEAQFEMVRSGIGLYGYGNDPKVDPQLRPVATLKTIISQLHKIEPGESVGYNRGFVSDGYRITATLPIGHADGIGRQYGGGKTFVLINGKKAPIIGNVCMDMIMVDVTDIDCKEGDEVLVFGGDLSAEQFANTANTISYELLTAISPRVHRIIIV; encoded by the coding sequence ATGGGTAAGATTGGCGAGACCACACTTGAAATTGACCTTACTGCACTCGAACACAATTTCAATCACCTAAAATTACGGTTGCAACCGAAGACCAAGTTTTTGGCGGTAGTAAAGGCCTTTGCCTATGGGAGTGATATGGTCGCCATTGCACAAAAGCTCGAAAATCTCGATGTAGATTATTTTGCGGTTGCATATGTAAAAGAAGGGAGGGTGTTGCGAGATGCCGGCATTACAAAGCCTATTTTGGTGTTGCACCCGCAGATAGCCAATTTGGGCGAAATGATAGACCGTTGTCTAGAACCCAGTCTTTACTCACCCAGAATGCTTCGTGAATTTCTAAAGGTCGCTTCAGAAAAAGAGCAAAAAAACTATCCGGTACACCTAAAATTCAACACGGGTTTAAACCGTTTGGGGTTTTGGTCAACAGACGTAGATTACATTCTTGAACAATTGAAAGACAGGGATGCACTGAAGGTAATTTCTGTCTTTTCACACTTGGCCGCCTCAGAAGATTCCGGTGAGCGTGAATTCAGCCTTCGACAAATCGACACTTTTAAAAGAATCAGTGTTGAAATCTCCCAGAAACTGGGTTATCAACCCATGCGCCATATATTGAACACCTCGGGAATCATCAACTACCCCGAAGCACAGTTTGAAATGGTGCGCAGCGGAATCGGATTGTACGGTTATGGCAACGACCCCAAAGTTGACCCCCAGCTTCGCCCGGTAGCGACCCTAAAAACCATTATCTCGCAATTGCACAAAATTGAGCCCGGCGAGAGCGTTGGGTACAACAGGGGCTTTGTCTCAGATGGCTACCGCATCACCGCGACCCTACCAATTGGCCATGCCGATGGTATCGGCCGCCAATATGGGGGCGGTAAAACATTTGTTCTCATAAATGGTAAAAAGGCCCCGATCATAGGCAATGTGTGTATGGATATGATTATGGTCGATGTCACGGATATCGACTGTAAGGAAGGAGATGAGGTTTTGGTATTTGGCGGTGATCTTTCGGCCGAGCAGTTTGCGAATACCGCCAATACCATTTCGTATGAACTATTGACGGCCATATCACCCAGGGTACATCGTATCATTATTGTATAA